In one Diabrotica virgifera virgifera chromosome 5, PGI_DIABVI_V3a genomic region, the following are encoded:
- the LOC114336195 gene encoding polymerase delta-interacting protein 3 isoform X2, which produces MAKQRVRSRDQKYRSPKSHRPNPKNGVKKRTIKKSNFPTKPRKSEGRRVQDARQTLLGKKRKPVVDARDIIKTKSKVQDARTKINRIRDDRSTAPSSSGSVKVIGHSILKKTDRNGRISLTTNKSKPRNDLNVAIQKQLGLIPPNRSPTKRPAPKRNAAVNTSRASRSPPRVHKSIMREPDYEPREPVRLYDPTLYKWTKPELRNTASQMINSLEVTRQAMREALREELIYGWPTYASHKTSRLQPSTYIDLDAVDDEEMPMAPPPRANTVSLQGTSRVTNVHSRLDEAVPSESHGIFSANKTKVVVPAGHRIVVSNLQQTVTQDDIKELFEDIGQLLTAKLVRPGVAEVVYKNLKDAQKAVDTYHNRQLDGQPMKCLLVNKRPLNYPTAAPISKPESMTASRKISEVAPCPPENKLVPDITTIHKVLFHRK; this is translated from the exons ATGGCCAAACAGCGTGTTAG aagTCGGGACCAGAAATATAGGTCTCCAAAATCGCATAGGCCAAATCCGAAAAACGGCGTTAAAAAGAGAACTATTAAAAAGAGCAATTTTCCAACAAAACCAAGAAAGAGTGAAGGCCGAAGAGTACAGGATGCTCGTCAAACGCTTCTTGGAAAGAAACGAAAACCAGTCGTCGATGCTAGAGACATAATAAAGACGAAATCAAAAGTTCAAGATGCTCGCACAAAGATTAATAGGATACGTGATGATAGAAGCACTGCACCTTCAAGCAGCGGAAGCGTTAAAGTAATTGGTCATAGCATTTTAAAGAAAACAGATCGTAATGGAAGAATCAGCTTAACGACTAATAAATCTAAGCCAAGGAATGATTTGAATGTAGCAATACAAAAGCAGCTTGGACTGATACCACCCAACAGGTCCCCAACTAAGAGGCCAGCTCCAAAGAGGAATGCTGCAGTGAATACAAGTAGAGCAAGTAGATCCCCACCTAG GGTACACAAGTCTATTATGAGAGAACCTGACTACGAGCCAAGGGAACCAGTAAGGTTATATGATCCAACTCTGTACAAATGGACAAAACCAGAATTGAGAAATACAGCTTCACAGATGATAAATTCTCTAGAAGTGACAAGACAAGCAATGAGGGAAGCTTTACGAGAAGAACTAATTTATGGGTGGCCAACATATGCATCTCATAA AACTTCTCGTCTTCAGCCAAGTACATACATAGATTTAGATGCCGTAGACGATGAAGAAATGCCCATGGCTCCTCCTCCCAGGGCTAATACCGTATCCTTGCAAGGAACTTCCCGTGTTACAAACGTACATTCACGACTGGACGAAGCAGTTCCTAGCGAATCGCACGGCATTTTCTCGGCGAACAAAACGAAAGTTGTTGTGCCCGCTGGACATAGGATCGTAGTCTCAAATTTACAACAGACAGTCACTCAGGACGACATAAAG GAACTGTTTGAAGACATCGGCCAACTGCTAACAGCCAAACTAGTACGTCCCGGAGTAGCGGAAGTCGTGTACAAGAACTTGAAGGATGCTCAAAAGGCCGTCGATACATACCACAATCGACAACTAGACGGACAACCCATGAAATGCCTGTTGGTGAACAAGAGACCACTCAATTACCCCACAGCTGCTCCCATCTCAAAACCTGAATC gaTGACGGCATCAAGAAAAATATCCGAAGTAGCGCCGTGCCCGCCTGAAAATAAGTTAGTGCCCGATATTACTACAATACATAAAGTACTTTTTCATCGGAAATAG
- the LOC114336343 gene encoding ruvB-like 2, whose product MAAAAAAKIAEVRETTRVERIGAHSHIRGLGLDDSLEARHVSQGMVGQVTARRAVGIVLQMVREGRIAGRAVLLAGQPGTGKTAIATALAHALGQDTPFTSMAGSEIYSLEMSKTEAITQAIRKSIGVRIKEESEIIEGEVVEVQIERPATGIGAKVGKLILKTTDMETVYDLGGKMIDSILKEKVQSGDVITIDKATGKITRLGRSFARARDYDATGQQTRFVQCPEGELQKRKEVVHTVTLHEIDVINSRTHGFLALFSGDTGEIKPEVREQINGKVAEWREEGKAEIIPGVLFIDEVHMLDIECFSFLNRALENEMSPIVIMATNRGITKIRGTTYKSPHGIPLDLLDRTIIVPTQPYDEKELREILSIRCEEEDCQMSDNALTVLTRICKETSLRYGMQLIMTSSLIARKRKAHEVDVEDIKRAYQLFFDEGRSVQFLREYQQEFMFNEIDDKDDMEIETM is encoded by the coding sequence ATGGCTGCAGCTGCTGCCGCAAAAATAGCCGAGGTGCGCGAAACAACTCGCGTTGAAAGAATTGGGGCCCATTCTCACATTCGAGGTCTAGGATTAGATGATAGTCTTGAAGCCAGACATGTGTCTCAAGGTATGGTCGGCCAAGTAACAGCTAGAAGAGCTGTAGGTATCGTTCTACAAATGGTTAGAGAAGGAAGAATTGCCGGCAGAGCGGTCCTCTTGGCTGGACAACCTGGTACTGGTAAAACAGCAATAGCTACAGCTTTGGCTCACGCACTTGGTCAAGATACCCCTTTCACAAGTATGGCAGGTTCCGAAATATATTCTTTAGAAATGAGCAAGACCGAAGCTATAACTCAAGCTATTAGAAAAAGTATTGGTGTTCGAATTAAAGAAGAAAGTGAAATAATCGAAGGTGAAGTTGTTGAAGTGCAGATTGAACGTCCAGCTACAGGAATTGGTGCAAAAGTGGGAAAACTCATCTTGAAAACCACTGATATGGAAACTGTTTATGACTTGGGAGGAAAAATGATTGACAGTATTTTGAAGGAAAAGGTCCAGTCTGGCGATGTGATCACAATTGACAAAGCCACAGGTAAAATTACGAGATTAGGCAGATCTTTTGCTAGAGCTAGGGACTACGATGCCACTGGACAGCAAACTAGATTTGTACAGTGTCCTGAAGGTGAATTGCAGAAACGTAAAGAAGTAGTCCACACTGTAACATTGCACGAAATTGATGTCATCAACAGCAGAACGCATGGATTTTTGGCGTTATTTTCTGGAGACACTGGCGAGATTAAACCAGAGGTGAGAGAGCAAATTAATGGCAAAGTAGCTGAATGGAGAGAAGAAGGTAAAGCAGAAATCATTCCAGGCGTTCTATTTATTGATGAAGTTCACATGTTAGATATTGaatgtttttcatttttgaatAGAGCATTAGAAAACGAAATGTCACCAATTGTCATTATGGCTACTAACAGAGGGATCACCAAAATTAGAGGAACAACATACAAGTCTCCCCATGGCATTCCACTAGATTTATTAGACAGAACCATAATAGTCCCCACACAACCCTATGACGAAAAGGAGTTAAGAGAAATCTTAAGTATCCGATGTGAAGAAGAAGATTGTCAAATGTCAGATAATGCACTGACTGTCCTCACAAGAATATGCAAGGAAACTTCTTTGCGATATGGTATGCAGTTGATTATGACATCGAGTTTAATAGCAAGAAAACGCAAAGCACACGAAGTTGATGTCGAGGATATTAAAAGAGCTTATCAACTCTTTTTTGATGAAGGAAGATCTGTTCAGTTCTTGAGAGAGTACCAACAAGAATTTATGTTCAAtgaaatagatgataaagatgATATGGAAATTGAAACCATGTAA
- the LOC114336195 gene encoding polymerase delta-interacting protein 3 isoform X3: MAKQRVRSRDQKYRSPKSHRPNPKNGVKKRTIKKSNFPTKPRKSEGRRVQDARQTLLGKKRKPVVDARDIIKTKSKVQDARTKINRIRDDRSTAPSSSGSVKVIGHSILKKTDRNGRISLTTNKSKPRNDLNVAIQKQLGLIPPNRSPTKRPAPKRNAAVNTSRASRSPPRVHKSIMREPDYEPREPVRLYDPTLYKWTKPELRNTASQMINSLEVTRQAMREALREELIYGWPTYASHNAYQKLTGIYEKGPLRSYNATLRTSRLQPSTYIDLDAVDDEEMPMAPPPRANTVSLQGTSRVTNVHSRLDEAVPSESHGIFSANKTKVVVPAGHRIVVSNLQQTVTQDDIKELFEDIGQLLTAKLVRPGVAEVVYKNLKDAQKAVDTYHNRQLDGQPMKCLLVNKRPLNYPTAAPISKPESFLKDRIGLL; this comes from the exons ATGGCCAAACAGCGTGTTAG aagTCGGGACCAGAAATATAGGTCTCCAAAATCGCATAGGCCAAATCCGAAAAACGGCGTTAAAAAGAGAACTATTAAAAAGAGCAATTTTCCAACAAAACCAAGAAAGAGTGAAGGCCGAAGAGTACAGGATGCTCGTCAAACGCTTCTTGGAAAGAAACGAAAACCAGTCGTCGATGCTAGAGACATAATAAAGACGAAATCAAAAGTTCAAGATGCTCGCACAAAGATTAATAGGATACGTGATGATAGAAGCACTGCACCTTCAAGCAGCGGAAGCGTTAAAGTAATTGGTCATAGCATTTTAAAGAAAACAGATCGTAATGGAAGAATCAGCTTAACGACTAATAAATCTAAGCCAAGGAATGATTTGAATGTAGCAATACAAAAGCAGCTTGGACTGATACCACCCAACAGGTCCCCAACTAAGAGGCCAGCTCCAAAGAGGAATGCTGCAGTGAATACAAGTAGAGCAAGTAGATCCCCACCTAG GGTACACAAGTCTATTATGAGAGAACCTGACTACGAGCCAAGGGAACCAGTAAGGTTATATGATCCAACTCTGTACAAATGGACAAAACCAGAATTGAGAAATACAGCTTCACAGATGATAAATTCTCTAGAAGTGACAAGACAAGCAATGAGGGAAGCTTTACGAGAAGAACTAATTTATGGGTGGCCAACATATGCATCTCATAA TGCTTATCAAAAGCTGACTGGAATATATGAAAAAGGACCCCTCCGCTCTTACAACGCAACTTTAAG AACTTCTCGTCTTCAGCCAAGTACATACATAGATTTAGATGCCGTAGACGATGAAGAAATGCCCATGGCTCCTCCTCCCAGGGCTAATACCGTATCCTTGCAAGGAACTTCCCGTGTTACAAACGTACATTCACGACTGGACGAAGCAGTTCCTAGCGAATCGCACGGCATTTTCTCGGCGAACAAAACGAAAGTTGTTGTGCCCGCTGGACATAGGATCGTAGTCTCAAATTTACAACAGACAGTCACTCAGGACGACATAAAG GAACTGTTTGAAGACATCGGCCAACTGCTAACAGCCAAACTAGTACGTCCCGGAGTAGCGGAAGTCGTGTACAAGAACTTGAAGGATGCTCAAAAGGCCGTCGATACATACCACAATCGACAACTAGACGGACAACCCATGAAATGCCTGTTGGTGAACAAGAGACCACTCAATTACCCCACAGCTGCTCCCATCTCAAAACCTGAATC GTTTTTGAAAGATCGTATCGGCCTACTATGA
- the LOC114336195 gene encoding polymerase delta-interacting protein 3 isoform X1: MAKQRVRSRDQKYRSPKSHRPNPKNGVKKRTIKKSNFPTKPRKSEGRRVQDARQTLLGKKRKPVVDARDIIKTKSKVQDARTKINRIRDDRSTAPSSSGSVKVIGHSILKKTDRNGRISLTTNKSKPRNDLNVAIQKQLGLIPPNRSPTKRPAPKRNAAVNTSRASRSPPRVHKSIMREPDYEPREPVRLYDPTLYKWTKPELRNTASQMINSLEVTRQAMREALREELIYGWPTYASHNAYQKLTGIYEKGPLRSYNATLRTSRLQPSTYIDLDAVDDEEMPMAPPPRANTVSLQGTSRVTNVHSRLDEAVPSESHGIFSANKTKVVVPAGHRIVVSNLQQTVTQDDIKELFEDIGQLLTAKLVRPGVAEVVYKNLKDAQKAVDTYHNRQLDGQPMKCLLVNKRPLNYPTAAPISKPESMTASRKISEVAPCPPENKLVPDITTIHKVLFHRK, from the exons ATGGCCAAACAGCGTGTTAG aagTCGGGACCAGAAATATAGGTCTCCAAAATCGCATAGGCCAAATCCGAAAAACGGCGTTAAAAAGAGAACTATTAAAAAGAGCAATTTTCCAACAAAACCAAGAAAGAGTGAAGGCCGAAGAGTACAGGATGCTCGTCAAACGCTTCTTGGAAAGAAACGAAAACCAGTCGTCGATGCTAGAGACATAATAAAGACGAAATCAAAAGTTCAAGATGCTCGCACAAAGATTAATAGGATACGTGATGATAGAAGCACTGCACCTTCAAGCAGCGGAAGCGTTAAAGTAATTGGTCATAGCATTTTAAAGAAAACAGATCGTAATGGAAGAATCAGCTTAACGACTAATAAATCTAAGCCAAGGAATGATTTGAATGTAGCAATACAAAAGCAGCTTGGACTGATACCACCCAACAGGTCCCCAACTAAGAGGCCAGCTCCAAAGAGGAATGCTGCAGTGAATACAAGTAGAGCAAGTAGATCCCCACCTAG GGTACACAAGTCTATTATGAGAGAACCTGACTACGAGCCAAGGGAACCAGTAAGGTTATATGATCCAACTCTGTACAAATGGACAAAACCAGAATTGAGAAATACAGCTTCACAGATGATAAATTCTCTAGAAGTGACAAGACAAGCAATGAGGGAAGCTTTACGAGAAGAACTAATTTATGGGTGGCCAACATATGCATCTCATAA TGCTTATCAAAAGCTGACTGGAATATATGAAAAAGGACCCCTCCGCTCTTACAACGCAACTTTAAG AACTTCTCGTCTTCAGCCAAGTACATACATAGATTTAGATGCCGTAGACGATGAAGAAATGCCCATGGCTCCTCCTCCCAGGGCTAATACCGTATCCTTGCAAGGAACTTCCCGTGTTACAAACGTACATTCACGACTGGACGAAGCAGTTCCTAGCGAATCGCACGGCATTTTCTCGGCGAACAAAACGAAAGTTGTTGTGCCCGCTGGACATAGGATCGTAGTCTCAAATTTACAACAGACAGTCACTCAGGACGACATAAAG GAACTGTTTGAAGACATCGGCCAACTGCTAACAGCCAAACTAGTACGTCCCGGAGTAGCGGAAGTCGTGTACAAGAACTTGAAGGATGCTCAAAAGGCCGTCGATACATACCACAATCGACAACTAGACGGACAACCCATGAAATGCCTGTTGGTGAACAAGAGACCACTCAATTACCCCACAGCTGCTCCCATCTCAAAACCTGAATC gaTGACGGCATCAAGAAAAATATCCGAAGTAGCGCCGTGCCCGCCTGAAAATAAGTTAGTGCCCGATATTACTACAATACATAAAGTACTTTTTCATCGGAAATAG